The DNA segment TGTTCTCGATAATCGCCAGTCCGCCGACGACGCGCCCAGCGTCTATCGCCACTTTCGCAGCCAGCGGTATATTAGCCGTCAGTCCGTGGGTGTGCAGCGTCACGCACCCTTGGTGGTTGCCGAGGCCGATCGCCACCATCTTCGTAAGTCCGCTGCCCACATTCCCGTTGAAATCGGTATGCGGTTTGACGCGGTTTACGACGAAAACGCCCTCCGCCTCTGCGGCCGCCTTATCCAGGTAGACCGGCACCCCGCCGGGGGTTTTGCCAATCTCCACGACCTCCATGCTCGATACCACCGGCGCCCCCATGGTGGCTTCATCGATGCCCAGTTGCTTCAGCACCTTGGCCTGCCCTTCGGCGGTGGCCCCGCCGTGGCTGCCCATGGCCGGCACGATGAATGGCACCGCCCCGAGCTTTTTGAATTCGCCGATCACCGCCGCGACGATGGCGGCGATGTTGGCAATGCCGCGGCTGCCTGCAGCTACCGCCACCTTCTGCCCGGAGATGATACGGGAGCGCATGTCCCGACGTACGAACTCGCGGGCTACTGCGGCGGCGATGTCGGGCTCCTGCGGTCCGCCCAATTTCTGTTTGACCTCATACATCACCGGAAACATAAGACCCTCCTACTTCATCAGCAAGTCAGGCAGGAACATAACCGTGCTGGGTACATAGGTGATTATCAGAACGGCGACAATCATCGCCAGCAGCATCGGCAGTACGGCCTTGGAAATGCTCTCGATGGAAATCTTCGACAGGCCGCAGGCGACGAATAGATTTACCCCCAGCGGCGGTGTAACCTGACCTATGGCAGTGTTTACAACCATCATGACGCCGAAATGGATGGGGTCGATATCCATCTGGGTCACCAGCGGCAGGAAGATTGGGGCCAGGATGATGATGATCGCGTTGGTTTCCATGAAACAGCCGATAACCAGCAAGAGTACATTGAGCAGGAGCAAAATGACAATCGGGTTGTCCGAGAACTCGATAAATGCCTCGGCTACCTTGTCGGGAATCTGCTCACTGGCCATAATCCAGCCGAACACCGAAGCGGTGGCGATGATAAACATTACTATCGACGTACTCACCGCCGAATTGACGAGCAGTTTCTTAAGATCGCCGAATTTCAGCTCCCGGTACACGAAGAAGCCCACGAACAGCCCGTAGAACACTGCCACGCAGGCCGCCTCGGTGGGGGTGAAGATGCCGCCGTAGATGCCGCCGAGGATTATGACCGGCATTAAAAGCGCCCAGAAAGCGTCCTTGGTTGCGACTAAAAGGGCCTTGACGCTGAAGGTGCCGGTTCCTTTGTAGCCGCGCTTGCGGGCAATCCAGTAGGCGACAACCATCAGTGCCCCCCCGTAAATCAGGCCGGGGATTACGCCTCCCAGGAAAAGAGAACCGATGGACACGCCGCCCACCACACCGTAGGTAACCATCGGGATGCTCGGCGGGATGATGATGCCGATCGAGCCGGCCGCGGCCATGATCGCCGCGGCGAAGGCCAAATCGTAGCCTGCCCGTACCATCGCCGGGATCATGATGCTGCCGATGGCCGCGACGGTAGCCGGACCCGAACCGGAGATAGCGGCGAAAAACATGCAGGTGAGGATGGCCACCATGGCCAGGCCGCCGGTGGTCGCCCCCATCAGGGTGTTGGCCAGATTAATCAGGCGCCGGGATATCCCGCCCCCCTCCATGAGAGCGCCGGCGATCATAAAGAAGGGTATGGCCATCAGCGGAAACGAAGATGTGGAGGTAAACATTCGCTGAGCGACGACCGTGAGCGGAATGTCGGTGCCCAAAACCAGCCCGGCGGCGGCGGAAAGGCCCAGAACCACCGCGATGGGCAGCCCGAGAATCGCGAGCAGGACGAAGGAGGAGAAAAGGATTACTTCCATTACTTCGCACCTCCCCGCGTTAGTTGGACATGCAGCAGTTGGAGGGTGCGGATAAGCATGAACGCTCCGCCCACAGGCACTGATAGGTAGGCGTAATACATGGGGATACGCATCGCCGGGGACACCTGACCGGTGACAATCTGCTTATTCACGATTTCGAAACCGAAATACACCATGATAGCGAAAAATACAACGCTCAAAACGAGCGACAGGACCTTGGTGGCACTTTGAAGCTTCTTAGGCAGCAGCAAAACGAAGGCCTCAACGCCGATATGAGCCCATCTTTTCACGCCTACGCTGGCGCCCATGAACGAAACCCAAGACAGAACGTAGATGCCCAATTCCTCCGTCCATCGCAGCGGAAGTTCGAAAACAAACCGGAACAGTATCTGGCATAGGATAGCCCCGGACATTACTACCAGCAGGCCAACGCACAGGTATTCCTCCAAATTGTCGAACAGATGCCGTAAGTTCACTTATTTCCCTCCTGGAAGTGTGAGGCAAGCTGGCTTTGCCAGCTTGCCCTCACCATTTCTATATCGGGGAGTAGGGGATGACTATCTCTGGGCGTCAACTACCTTCTGGATCAGGTCCTTGCCGATGGTCGGTTCATACTGGGCCCAAACCTTCTTAACAGCCTCTTTGAACGGCCCCTTGTCGACTTCGAGGAGTTCCATCTTCTTCTCTTTCAGTTTGTCGATTAGTTCCTTGTTTTGCTGGGCAAGAAGCTGGCGCTCGTAGTCGCGGGCTTCCACCGCGGCTTCCCGGATAGCTTTTTGTTGGTCGGCCGGCAGTCCGTCAAAGAACTTCTTGGAGACCAGCAGCGGAGCGGCGGCGTAGAAGTGGCCGGTCAGGCTGCAATACTTCTGCACTTCGTAGAAACGGGAGGTCCAGATGATCGGCACCGGGTTTTCCTGCGCGTCAATCGTCTTCTGCTGCAGAGCGGTGAACAGTTCCCCGAAAGCCATCGGCATCGGGTTTGCGCCCATTGCCTTAAAAGTATCCATGTGGATGGGGTTTTCCATCAGACGGATCTTCAGCCCGTCTAAGTCCCCAGGTTTCTGGATAGGCCGCTTGCTGTTGGTCACATGACGGAAACCGTTCTCCCAATAAGTCAAGCCGACGATGCCTTGCGTTTCGAGCGTCTTCAAAACACCCTGGCCGATTTCGCCGTCGAGTACTTTATAGGCGCCTTTGTAATCGCTGAATATGAAGGGGAGGTCAAATACCAGAAACTGTTTGGTGAAACTGGCCAGCGGCGCCGTCGAAACCAGAGCCATCTGCTGAGTACCAAGCTGAAGTGCCTCGATCATGTCACGCTCGTTACCGAGCTGAGAACTGTGGAACACGTTGACTTTTACTTTGCCGTCGGTTTTCTTGTCGACGATCTCGGCGAATTTCTTCAAACCGAGTGTGTAGGGATGGTCGGGAGCCAGAACGTGACCGACCTTGATAGTGGTTACGCTCTTAGTGTCTTTAGCGGCATCGCCGCTCTTCTTGCTCCCGCCGCCACAGCCTGCAAGAGCCAGCGAGACACACAGTACCAGGATAATCAATAACGCCAGTTTCTTTTTCACGCTTTCGTTCCTCCTCGTAGAATAAACTCTGCTCTCTAAATATTGCAAAAACCATGCCATTTCGGCAATGAAGGCGCCATCTTCCGAAGAAACTAGCGAACAAGCTGACTTGTCTCACATTGTGAAACTTAGAACTTTGTGAACATTCTAACAAATGTGATAGAGCAGGAGCGGCATTCTAACACGTTTCTCACATTGCTATCATTCTCGCACCACTGGAGCTAGCAATTACTAGTTTCAACATTACTACTCCCCGAGTGCTTGTCCAACAACTCCCCGTACGAGGACCTCTTACGGATTATCCTCGCACTGGACAAAATGTATAAAATTGTTTATACTATTACATCGTGTACTTTGGGGAACGAAAAAAGCTCTCGAACATTCGAGAGCTTTTTGCTTTTGGTGCCCGGGAAGGGACTCGAACCCCCACGTAGTTGCCTACTGCGGATTTTGAGTCCGCCGCGTCTGCCATTCCGCCACCCAGGCTTGATATAGTAATAGAGTTGTCAAGTAACAATGGCAGACAAAAACATTTCGGGGCCCGGAGGAATACTGAATATGCTTGTATGGCAGAGTCGCTTCAAAATCTTTTGAGTCTGCCGATGTTATGTAAATTATATTTAAGGTGTGTTATATTAGTCTTAAATTTTATGCAACTTTGGACTTTTCTGGAGGTAGTTATAACACTATTAAAATCCTCTTATTCTGAAAGGTTATCCACCCAGGAAGAGCTCCTGGTAAAAGCGGAAAGCACCATTTCTGATCTTCAAGCGATAACGCAGCCCTACTTAAGGTGTTATTCATACTCACGCAAAAGCAGCCAAGCCTGAGATGATCCGGAAAAAGAAAAAACGCCCGGATAACCGGGCACTGAGTTTCAATCTAACGGAATCACCTTAACATCGCCTTTATAGTAGTGATAGCCAGTTACCGGTATATACGGGTTGCCGCAAGCCCCGCAATTGATACCCTGGTTTTTGAGCTCTTGAATGCCATTCAAGCGCAGGTTGTGAAACAAGAGTCTTTACGAGAAAGAAATGCTGTTTCTGTAGGATCTTTCATGAAACACATGCGCAGGAATGTAACCTATTCCAAGGTGTCTGATTAGCAAGGTTTAGCAACCTGGCCTCTTGGCTGGCGTTTTTGTGTGCAAAACCGTCCGCCTACTCTGGAATTCGTCACACTAACATGGGCTAAATAGCGACAGAATTTAATTGTAATGATAATATAAATATGATAAAATTATTTTATCTAAACATTTGCATTTCGGCTAAATTCGCCGTCAATTAACTGGAAGAACAAGCTATTTTCAGTTTTCGAGCAATTTCAATATTTGTGGACGAAGCCCTGCATTTGGTATAATATAAATGTATCGATTAGATAGCTAGCTTAACGCAATCTGGATATGAGATACAATGGCGGACTTTGATCCGAGGATTTAAATAAAAAAGAAACCATAACCGCTCGCGTGACAATCTTCGACAAATTTCTTAACAAAAGACCCGTTGGGCCGCACTTAGTGCGGCCCTAAGTCATTAAGCCATTCCGACCAAGGAGGATAAAGAATTCTACCTTGTAAACATCCGATAGTTTCCTTCGAAGCCTCCCCGACTGAATGGTTTGCATACATGGTTCAGCAGTGCTTGGCAACGAAAGTCGAGGTATACTTCTGCAATTCCTGCCAGGAGCTTTCAAGGTGAACAACGGAATCTTTTGCCCCAAATCCGGTGGATCTTTTGCCCCAACTGACTGAATCACATTCTTGTAAAAGAACGAGGCGCCAAAAGGCGCCTCACTATTTATATTCCATACATGAATGCCATTCAAGCGAATGGTGTCCAGTACACATTGCCTCCGTCCACAATCCTTATAAATCAATGATTTGTTGTACTTCCACTTCCGCCGTTTCCAGATAAAAGCAGATGTGTCCCTTAGACATTCGTTAGACACTAACTCGCTAATACGGTCTATTAACCCCAGTTTGCCTCTTTGCGAACTCGCAACCTATTATCCGACTACGTCCATTGTTCCGGTTCAAATAGGTAGTTCGTTAGACAAGTGTTCAACTAACTAATGCACTCATCGGGTGCGGCATTTTCCTTTGCCTATTGCCAAATACAATATCTATCTTATAGAGAACGACTCTTTACAACTTAAAACCAAGCACCGTACATCATACCCGTCACCGTCGCCATAATCACGACCAGCGACACATATACAAAGGTTTTCTCGGTCCCCATGACCTGACGCAGGACGACCATGCTCGGCAGGCTGAGCGCGGGGCCGGCTAAGAGCAGAGCGAGGGCGGGGCCTTTGCCCATACCGGAGCCCATGAGCCCTTGAAGAATTGGGACTTCGGTCAGGGTCGCAAAGTACATAAAGGCGCCGACTACACTCGCGAATAAGTTGGCCCACACGCTATTACCGCCGACAAGCATTGTTACATATTCGTCAGGTATGATACCGGCGTCAAGGCCAGGGCGCCCCATGAGGAAGCCTGCTACCAATACGCCGCCCAGCAGGAGCGGGATGATCTGCTTGGTGAAAAACCAGGTGCTGTCGCGCCAGTCGATCAGTTCGCTCTTAACAAACCAGGCTGAAGATGTGTATATCACCACGGCAAGGCTAACGCCGGCCAGTATCCATTTATAGGCGTAAACGGTGGCAAAAAGGCCGGGTTCAATCGGTTTGCCCCAGTTGGCGAATACCAGGAATGCGACCATACCACCGAAGTAGACTACTTCCTGCCACAGCTTCCGGCTAGGCTCCTCCCCTTCCGGCATTGCGAAGGCTTCCTTTTTTGCGGCCTCTTCCTTCCTGTAGATGAACGCCATGATCAGGCCGATGACGATCGAAAACGCCACCGCGCCAACCGCTCTGGCCACGCCCATCTCAAAGCCTAATATCCTTGCTGTGAGGATGATCGCCAATACATTTATGGCCGGGCCGGAATAAAGAAAGGCGGTTGCCGGGCCGATGCCGGCCCCTCGCGAATATATCCCCGCGAATAGCGGCAAGACCGTGCAAGAGCAAACGGCTAGAATCGTCCCCGATACCGAGGCCACGCAGTAGGCAAGAACCTTGTTTGCTTCAGCGCCGAGGTATTTCATCACAGCCTGCTGACGGATGAACGTCGAGATTGCCCCAGCGATAAACAACGCTGGAACCAGGCACAGTAAAACGTGCTCGCGCGCGTAATCGTTAAGCATCCTGAAAGCCTCAAGTATCGCGCTTTGGAAGCGCCCGCTTTCGGCCGGCATGAAGTAGGCCAGCAGAAAGACCGTGATAATGGCTAATAGCTTCTGTAACTCTGACATGGTTACCACCGTCCATTAATATTTATATTATTATTATATTATAAATTTATCATATATATTTAGCTTTGTAAATAGCTTCCACTTCTATTTTCGAAAGGATCTTCCATCGATTGTCCAGTGCCTTAAAGAATCAGCCACCCCGGTTGATACCTGGGTGGCTGTCACGCTTATTCAACTATGGCCAAAATCCTGTTTTTGGTCAGCGCTATTTCTTCCTTATCAGGCAAGAGTTCAGGTTTCCGCTCGATACCCCAATCGGTAAGGACAAAGTGGTGACACACGGGAACTTTCGCGGCTTCGAGAGTCTTACGGGCGCAATTCCACCCACAACCATCTACGGCTACTACTCTTGAAGCTTTGGCGAATTTAACGATTCCGTTAACGTGGGCGCAGACCCCGGCGAGGCATGACATCTCGCCGTGTCCATCAGCAGTTAGTTGCCGGCAGGCTTCGTTAGCGATTTGGCCAACATTCGAGCCGCCGGAGCAGGCGAAAAACACGGTTGGATAAGCCGAAAATGCGCAGCTATCCATGTTAATCCCCCCGCCATCTTACTTCAGGTATCCCTTGATTTCGTCCTTCCCGGGCACCTTACCGGAAACTTTTACAACACCATCGACAACAAGAGCGGGCGTCGACATTACCCCATAATTCATGATATCCTTGATGTTTTCCACCTTGGTAATATCTGCGGATATGCCAAGTTCGGCGACCGCCTGTTTTGTATTTTCGTAGAGATTGGCGCACTTCTGACAGCCCATACCGAGGACTTCAATTTTCACCGGTTCCACCTCCTTTTCCCAGATGGCTTAGAAGATTCTGGCTTTCACTGATTTGATCGCCGATTGTCTTTTCCACCGCCCTGATTACTTCAAGCACAGAAGGATGTGTTATCCGATAAAAAACCTTAGTCCCTTCTTTGCGTGAATCTATGATCCCCTGCTTCTTCAGCACTCCTAAGTGCTGCGAGAGGTTAGACTGCTCGATATCGATTTCGGTTATCAGTTCACAAACGCAGCGTTCTCCGGGCGTCAACAGCCGCAGTATTCTTATGCGGGCCGGATGCGACAGCGATTTAAGGAATTCAGCCGTAAGCCTTGTCACGATGTCTTCAGCCATACGCTTCCCCCTCTAGTAATATTATATGTTTATAATATTATAAATGTGTCTATTTGTAAACATTTTCTTGTTCAGTCTGGAAGCTACTGCGGCCGCTAACGCGCAAAACATGATAAATTACGCCTTGTATTCCGCAACAAAAAAGGACGGGGCTACCCGTCCTTTTGATTCAAAGTTACCTGTTGTTCTTGGCAGCGAAAAATCGTTTTAAGTTGTCGGGTACTTCCTTAACGGCCGGGCGTGCAGCTTGTTGCCCGCCGTAAACATGCCTTAGTATCGCGTCAACGATCATCGCCTTGGGCGGTGTAGTATATTCCCGGCCCCGCCATATCCAAACCCGGCAGTCGACGTCTTCCCCACAGACATCCCCACATGACTCGCATAAGCTTTCCTTGCCGTCAAGCTGAATGTCCTGCCCGTTGATACGGATGGTAGGTGAGCTAACAAAGCCGAGTTCGCGGGCCTGATTCTCGCTTTCCACCAGTATCTTGCGGACATCGATTTCGTGTCCGGTAGCCCTCAGAACGGTTGCCACTTCTGCTACGGCCTCTTCCAGGCTGGCGTCGGTCCCTAGGCAGCGGTCGCATACCGTTAGGTCGATGAACATGAATTCGATAAGCAGACGCTTTTCGCCGCTTCCCCCAGGGGGACAACAATTCGCTTCACTGGCGGCGCCTGAGCAGCACCCGCTTTGCGCAGGTTTATCGATACTCTGACAACCGCAGCCTTTTGTCTTTTGTTCCATTGTGGTTTCCTCCCGTCATTTATCGTTGAACCCGTATATTAAGACGGAGGTTTCGCCAAAAGGACGCAGCTTTTTCACGACAAATCACAAAATGGGTTAGTCTTTTCCTTTTGCTTGTAATCGACAATGTTTCCACGACGGTCAAGTTCAAGGCTGCAGCAGCCAGTAATCAGTTTCTTCAATTTCCGCTTGGCCCTCTGGACGCGCGATTTGGTGCCCGATAGAGACAGTCCCAGCATTTCCGCTGCTTCCTTCTGCGTCAAGCCCTGATACTCGGTCAGCAGTAAAGCCAGCCGGTCCTTTTCGGAAAGGTGACCGACCATTGCCGGCAAGCACCCTGCGATCTCCTTATTGCCATTCTCTTCATACTCAACCGTTGCCCGATCGGAGATCCCTTCAAGCGGTTCGGCAGTCTTGCGGGCGCGATAGTAGTCGTTTATTGTATTGCGGGCAATCTGAAAAGCCCAGGCTTGGGCTTTTCCTGCTTCTTTCAGGGTATCAATATGCCTGTAGGTACGGAAAAAGACCTCCTGCAGCACATCTTCGGCGTCCTGCGGGTTTGCTATCCGCCTGGCGATAAAGATATGGAGGCTGTGCGTAAACTCTTCGGTAAACAGATTAGCCGTACCACTCATTTCTTTCCACCATCCACCTGGACAATATACTTTCCGCAGAGAACGTCAATTTGGTCCCGCAATACAGCCACCCTCTTCTAACCAACTGTTGACATTGTCAATTACTGGTTTTATAATTTTATCATATTATAATATATTTGTAATTAAAAGGAGGAGAAAGTCCATGTCATGCAACTGCGGGTGCCAAGCGAGCAGCGCTCCGAAAATCGTATATGGATGCGCAGGGTGTGCAGATGTTGGTGGCGTTGCGGACGCCGTCAGCCGGAAGCTCAGGCAAGACGGCTTTGCCACGAATAAAGCCAGCTGTCTCGCCGGAATCGGTGCTGGTCTTCAGCCTTTCATCGACGCTGCGAAAGCCGCCAGTATGGTCGTTACGATTGATGGGTGCGAAACAGGCTGCGCTATGAAGACCATCCAAAACATCGGCATCGAACCGCAAGCCATTTTCCTTACCCAGATGGGGCTGGAAAAAGGCAAAACCGTCCCTGCGCCCGAGCTAACTGAGAAACTGTGTGGAATGATTGTCAGCCGTTTTTAGCTCAAAAGGGTTCTCAAGCACAAATATGCATCCAGGCAAGGCTGCTAGGCGTGAGGCGAGCAGCCTCGCTTTTTATTGCTGGCAGTCGCGGAGTATTCCCCCATTCAGATAATGGCCGTCTGTAAGACCTGAAAAATATATCCTGCAACAATCGCAACAAATAGAATCGTTACTACGAAAACAGCTACCAATCTTGCCTTGAAAATGGACGCCAAAAGCGTCACCTCAGGTATGCTGGCCCCGGCGCCGCCAATGATCAGCGCTATTAATGCGCCGAGACTCATTCCTTTTTCGAGTAGCACCGAACTAATCGGCAACATCGTTTCAACCCGTATATACATTGGCACGCCGACTACGGCTGCGACGGGAATCGCCAGGAGATTATCCGGGCCTGCGACCCGGATGATAAATTCCTCGGGAACAAAGCCATATATGAACGCCCCTATTCCCGCCCCGAACAGCAGGTATGGCAAAACCTGACGAAATAGCGCCCAAGTCTGTACTCCTGCGCGTTTCGTCTTATCCTGCCAATTAACAGGCATAGTGTCCGGCTCGACGGGCCCGCAGTCGCAGCAACAGCAAGTGCTCTGCTGGCCAGCCATCTTGTAATCGCTGGCAAGGCCCATCCGTTCCCATACAGCTCCGCTTAGGACGGCGGCTATAAAAGTGACTGAAGCGTAAAGAATTGTTACCTTCCAGCCCAACAATAGAAGAAACAGGGCAAGGATAACCGGGTTGAGTAGTGGAGAAGCGACGAGAAAAGACATGGTCGCCCCGAATGGAGCCCCGGCACTCATCAATCCGACCAGAATCGGAATGGTGGAACAGGAACAGAACGGCGTTAGCGCCCCGAAGAAGGCTCCAAGAATATTCCCAGTCCACTTCGACGGTTTGGTAAGAAAATTCCTCAGCGTCTCCTCGGAAATGAACTCCCGGAGCATCGCGACAAAAAAAGATACGCCGATAAACAGGGCAAGCAGTTCTCCCGTTATGAACAGAAAGTATTCGCCCGCATTTATCAGATCGTTTAACGCAAACAAGTCGTTACCTCCTTATTTACGGCCTTATAGACACTTCTGCGAGTCTTCCTCCACAGCACGTAGAATATGGGCAGACACCTCGGTCCACGCCTGTGCACCTACCACGTATGCCTGACGTCCTTCTTCAGTGATTGTGTATACCTTACGCTCGCGGCCTGAGACGAATTGAGTCTCGACACTCACCAATCCGTTGTCGATGAACTCCTTCAGCACCGGATACAGACTACCCTCAGTAGGAGCACAGCATCCGCCGGTGATCCCGGAAACCCGTTTGGTAATTTCATACCCATGCAACTGCTCTTTATACAGCACATGTAAAATGAAAAAGCGCGACAGGCTCATTTTTATCAGACTGGCCCAGTATTCTTTGGACTGGTATTTCAATATATATTCCTCCTATGCATTATATCTATATGCATAACCTTCAGACATATGTTACAATGCTCGTGCTTGCCGCGTCAAGAAAAATATTCCATATGGAATGAAAAAAGAATAGCCGCAGAATAACTGCGACTATTCGGCGAAACATCGGATGTTCTACCTGCACTGTCTCCTGATTATCTATTAGCAACAGCCTCACCGGTGCTGGGTGCATTTTGCTTTAACTTAATCAACAGCGTTTCTAACTTCGAAACAGCAGTCTCCACTTTAAGCCTGGCTTCGTTAATCGCCAAACACTGCTGTAGATCGGAAAATTCCGTTTGATAGGCTTCC comes from the Sporomusaceae bacterium genome and includes:
- a CDS encoding metalloregulator ArsR/SmtB family transcription factor; its protein translation is MAEDIVTRLTAEFLKSLSHPARIRILRLLTPGERCVCELITEIDIEQSNLSQHLGVLKKQGIIDSRKEGTKVFYRITHPSVLEVIRAVEKTIGDQISESQNLLSHLGKGGGTGEN
- a CDS encoding putative zinc-binding protein, whose product is MDSCAFSAYPTVFFACSGGSNVGQIANEACRQLTADGHGEMSCLAGVCAHVNGIVKFAKASRVVAVDGCGWNCARKTLEAAKVPVCHHFVLTDWGIERKPELLPDKEEIALTKNRILAIVE
- a CDS encoding permease, which gives rise to MFALNDLINAGEYFLFITGELLALFIGVSFFVAMLREFISEETLRNFLTKPSKWTGNILGAFFGALTPFCSCSTIPILVGLMSAGAPFGATMSFLVASPLLNPVILALFLLLLGWKVTILYASVTFIAAVLSGAVWERMGLASDYKMAGQQSTCCCCDCGPVEPDTMPVNWQDKTKRAGVQTWALFRQVLPYLLFGAGIGAFIYGFVPEEFIIRVAGPDNLLAIPVAAVVGVPMYIRVETMLPISSVLLEKGMSLGALIALIIGGAGASIPEVTLLASIFKARLVAVFVVTILFVAIVAGYIFQVLQTAII
- a CDS encoding thioredoxin family protein — protein: MKIEVLGMGCQKCANLYENTKQAVAELGISADITKVENIKDIMNYGVMSTPALVVDGVVKVSGKVPGKDEIKGYLK
- a CDS encoding lactate racemase domain-containing protein codes for the protein MFPVMYEVKQKLGGPQEPDIAAAVAREFVRRDMRSRIISGQKVAVAAGSRGIANIAAIVAAVIGEFKKLGAVPFIVPAMGSHGGATAEGQAKVLKQLGIDEATMGAPVVSSMEVVEIGKTPGGVPVYLDKAAAEAEGVFVVNRVKPHTDFNGNVGSGLTKMVAIGLGNHQGCVTLHTHGLTANIPLAAKVAIDAGRVVGGLAIIENSHEQTAMLRLLLPDEFLTEEPDLLAEARRMMARLPVEDIDVLIVKEMGKNFSGTGMDTNVLGRMRVEGELEPESPRIKRVVVLDLSDKSYGNALGIGLADLTTRRLVDKIDHAAMYTNVLSTSYLERGKIPIFLERDQDAISAALRAIGPVPSAMARVCVIKNTLELETLYVSAALKAELGHLPATPVGALPFTDAGELKLYE
- a CDS encoding PadR family transcriptional regulator, which produces MKYQSKEYWASLIKMSLSRFFILHVLYKEQLHGYEITKRVSGITGGCCAPTEGSLYPVLKEFIDNGLVSVETQFVSGRERKVYTITEEGRQAYVVGAQAWTEVSAHILRAVEEDSQKCL
- a CDS encoding TRAP transporter substrate-binding protein; translated protein: MKKKLALLIILVLCVSLALAGCGGGSKKSGDAAKDTKSVTTIKVGHVLAPDHPYTLGLKKFAEIVDKKTDGKVKVNVFHSSQLGNERDMIEALQLGTQQMALVSTAPLASFTKQFLVFDLPFIFSDYKGAYKVLDGEIGQGVLKTLETQGIVGLTYWENGFRHVTNSKRPIQKPGDLDGLKIRLMENPIHMDTFKAMGANPMPMAFGELFTALQQKTIDAQENPVPIIWTSRFYEVQKYCSLTGHFYAAAPLLVSKKFFDGLPADQQKAIREAAVEARDYERQLLAQQNKELIDKLKEKKMELLEVDKGPFKEAVKKVWAQYEPTIGKDLIQKVVDAQR
- a CDS encoding permease, whose product is MSELQKLLAIITVFLLAYFMPAESGRFQSAILEAFRMLNDYAREHVLLCLVPALFIAGAISTFIRQQAVMKYLGAEANKVLAYCVASVSGTILAVCSCTVLPLFAGIYSRGAGIGPATAFLYSGPAINVLAIILTARILGFEMGVARAVGAVAFSIVIGLIMAFIYRKEEAAKKEAFAMPEGEEPSRKLWQEVVYFGGMVAFLVFANWGKPIEPGLFATVYAYKWILAGVSLAVVIYTSSAWFVKSELIDWRDSTWFFTKQIIPLLLGGVLVAGFLMGRPGLDAGIIPDEYVTMLVGGNSVWANLFASVVGAFMYFATLTEVPILQGLMGSGMGKGPALALLLAGPALSLPSMVVLRQVMGTEKTFVYVSLVVIMATVTGMMYGAWF
- a CDS encoding DUF2703 domain-containing protein; this translates as MFIDLTVCDRCLGTDASLEEAVAEVATVLRATGHEIDVRKILVESENQARELGFVSSPTIRINGQDIQLDGKESLCESCGDVCGEDVDCRVWIWRGREYTTPPKAMIVDAILRHVYGGQQAARPAVKEVPDNLKRFFAAKNNR
- a CDS encoding TRAP transporter small permease, with the translated sequence MNLRHLFDNLEEYLCVGLLVVMSGAILCQILFRFVFELPLRWTEELGIYVLSWVSFMGASVGVKRWAHIGVEAFVLLLPKKLQSATKVLSLVLSVVFFAIMVYFGFEIVNKQIVTGQVSPAMRIPMYYAYLSVPVGGAFMLIRTLQLLHVQLTRGGAK
- a CDS encoding TRAP transporter large permease, which translates into the protein MEVILFSSFVLLAILGLPIAVVLGLSAAAGLVLGTDIPLTVVAQRMFTSTSSFPLMAIPFFMIAGALMEGGGISRRLINLANTLMGATTGGLAMVAILTCMFFAAISGSGPATVAAIGSIMIPAMVRAGYDLAFAAAIMAAAGSIGIIIPPSIPMVTYGVVGGVSIGSLFLGGVIPGLIYGGALMVVAYWIARKRGYKGTGTFSVKALLVATKDAFWALLMPVIILGGIYGGIFTPTEAACVAVFYGLFVGFFVYRELKFGDLKKLLVNSAVSTSIVMFIIATASVFGWIMASEQIPDKVAEAFIEFSDNPIVILLLLNVLLLVIGCFMETNAIIIILAPIFLPLVTQMDIDPIHFGVMMVVNTAIGQVTPPLGVNLFVACGLSKISIESISKAVLPMLLAMIVAVLIITYVPSTVMFLPDLLMK
- a CDS encoding putative zinc-binding protein; amino-acid sequence: MSCNCGCQASSAPKIVYGCAGCADVGGVADAVSRKLRQDGFATNKASCLAGIGAGLQPFIDAAKAASMVVTIDGCETGCAMKTIQNIGIEPQAIFLTQMGLEKGKTVPAPELTEKLCGMIVSRF
- the sigZ gene encoding RNA polymerase sigma factor SigZ; translation: MSGTANLFTEEFTHSLHIFIARRIANPQDAEDVLQEVFFRTYRHIDTLKEAGKAQAWAFQIARNTINDYYRARKTAEPLEGISDRATVEYEENGNKEIAGCLPAMVGHLSEKDRLALLLTEYQGLTQKEAAEMLGLSLSGTKSRVQRAKRKLKKLITGCCSLELDRRGNIVDYKQKEKTNPFCDLS